The following proteins are encoded in a genomic region of Variovorax paradoxus:
- a CDS encoding lipocalin family protein, with translation MSFRRRTAAPAASRRAPFDDRRTSAAIGTLATAFVVGGVATWIALGAGRTARAQLPGPADGAPLMRAPLQVVAPVDLQRYAGIWHEQARLPNRFQKQCAGPVTAEYTPQPDGTVQVVNRCVRPDGNFDEAVGTARTVPVAGQPGAGRLEVRFAPSWLSWLPMVWGDYWILKLDRDYQVALVGTPDRQYLWVLSRAPRLEDEVLKAELDYAASLGFDTAKVMFTAR, from the coding sequence ATGTCTTTCCGACGCCGCACCGCAGCGCCCGCCGCTTCCCGCCGCGCTCCTTTCGATGATCGCCGCACCAGCGCCGCCATCGGCACCCTGGCGACCGCATTCGTCGTGGGCGGCGTGGCCACCTGGATCGCACTGGGCGCCGGCCGCACTGCCCGTGCGCAATTGCCCGGCCCGGCCGACGGCGCGCCGCTGATGCGCGCGCCGCTGCAGGTGGTGGCGCCGGTCGATCTCCAGCGCTATGCCGGCATCTGGCATGAACAGGCCCGCCTGCCCAACCGCTTTCAGAAGCAATGCGCGGGCCCCGTGACCGCCGAGTACACGCCCCAGCCGGACGGCACCGTGCAGGTGGTCAACCGCTGCGTGCGGCCCGACGGCAACTTCGACGAAGCGGTGGGAACGGCCCGTACGGTGCCGGTGGCGGGCCAGCCCGGCGCGGGCCGGCTCGAAGTGCGCTTTGCGCCGTCATGGCTGAGCTGGCTGCCGATGGTGTGGGGCGACTACTGGATTCTGAAGCTAGACCGCGATTACCAGGTGGCGCTGGTCGGCACGCCCGATCGCCAATACCTCTGGGTTCTTTCGCGCGCCCCGCGCCTGGAAGACGAGGTGCTGAAGGCCGAGCTGGACTACGCCGCCAGCCTCGGGTTCGACACCGCCAAGGTGATGTTCACCGCCCGATAA
- a CDS encoding ABC transporter substrate-binding protein translates to MKKLFTAAAMLALSAAASAQGTVNVICSVQAEWCNVIATVYARTTGTRINMSLKGSGEALAQLIAEKDNPKTDVWFGGTGDPHLQAAEQGLTLEYKSPTLAQLHPWAQQQAKQSGYKTVGIYSGPLGFGYNPELLAKKKLPVPKTWADLLKPEYKGDIQVANPASSGTAYTMIATLVQLMGEDKAFDYLKALHRNVGQYTRSGTGPIKAVARGETAVSISFVHDGPGEKMQGFPVETITPSDGTGAEIGSMSIIKGARNLEAAKKFYEWALTPSAQELGAANKQFQLPSNATAKLDPRIPDFKKIKFIDYDYAKYGASAERRRLIARWEKDVNSLPR, encoded by the coding sequence ATGAAGAAGCTTTTTACTGCAGCAGCAATGTTGGCTTTGTCGGCCGCCGCGTCGGCGCAGGGCACGGTCAACGTGATCTGCTCGGTTCAGGCCGAATGGTGCAACGTGATTGCGACCGTGTATGCGCGCACCACCGGTACCCGCATCAACATGTCGCTCAAGGGCTCGGGCGAGGCGCTGGCCCAGCTGATCGCCGAAAAGGACAACCCCAAGACCGACGTCTGGTTCGGCGGCACCGGCGATCCGCATCTGCAGGCGGCCGAACAGGGCCTGACGCTCGAATACAAGTCGCCCACGCTGGCGCAGCTCCATCCATGGGCCCAGCAGCAGGCCAAGCAGTCGGGCTACAAGACCGTCGGCATCTACTCCGGCCCGCTGGGCTTCGGCTACAACCCCGAGCTGCTCGCGAAGAAGAAGCTGCCCGTGCCCAAGACCTGGGCCGACCTGCTCAAACCTGAATACAAGGGCGACATCCAGGTGGCCAATCCCGCCTCCAGCGGCACGGCCTACACGATGATCGCCACGCTGGTGCAGCTCATGGGCGAAGACAAGGCATTCGACTACCTGAAGGCGCTGCACAGGAACGTGGGCCAGTACACCCGATCGGGCACCGGCCCCATCAAGGCAGTGGCGCGAGGCGAAACGGCCGTGTCGATCAGCTTCGTGCACGACGGTCCGGGCGAGAAGATGCAGGGCTTTCCGGTCGAAACCATCACCCCGAGCGACGGCACCGGTGCTGAAATCGGCTCGATGAGCATCATCAAGGGCGCCCGCAACCTCGAGGCCGCCAAGAAATTCTACGAGTGGGCGCTGACGCCAAGCGCGCAGGAGCTCGGCGCCGCCAACAAGCAGTTTCAGCTCCCGAGCAACGCGACCGCCAAGCTCGACCCGCGCATTCCGGACTTCAAGAAGATCAAGTTCATCGACTACGACTACGCGAAGTACGGTGCCAGCGCCGAGCGCCGGCGCCTGATTGCGCGCTGGGAAAAAGACGTCAACTCGCTGCCGCGCTAA
- a CDS encoding ABC transporter permease produces the protein MAAVPAGAAPVNPAAAASARRSQRWIWAWVALGFAAYLVLPWYAIQDSTWYEAVPQVFGQAEGANGLMQAAVQGRGWLFIGLIGLAMCAIGAWLPAGRAQGRWLLAGGAIGAIGLAVAGFSIGARGWSFAALNAQFGELAINQFGIGAGGFVALTALTLLAAFGIARLGLFKGDLFVAAAVIGCGVLMALFIAYPVSKALAGAFFNEDGQWSISAFIARVFTERIWGLGCIAGGVRCGVAWNTLVLALLTAAGTTFLGTLMALMAERGSKRGQGALRVLALLPIITPPFVVGLGLILLFGRAGIVNQLLENVFGIEPTRWFYGMPGVLVAQLFAFTPIAFMIMRGVVQGIAPSLEEAAQMLRADRRRTFFTVTLPLLKPGLANAFLVGFIESIADFGNPVVVGGQFSVLSTDIFFAIVGAQYDQGRAASLAWVLTIFALGVFALQRGVLGKQNYTTVSGKGDAGIAMALPDGVRRTIQCIALPWIAFTAVVYLFAFAGGFVQTWGRDYSFTLNHFKTAFALEWGQFGLVWAGTAWNSLITTLKLAGISAPITAALGLLIAWLLARNEFKGQGIFEFGALLAFAIPGTVLGVSYILAFNVPPFELTGTGLIIVLCFMFRNLPVGVRAGTAAFKQLDRSLDEASLMLRASTSQTLFKVVLPLLKPALVAALVYSFVRAMTTVSAVIFLVTAENELATTYIIGRVGNGDYGIALAYCTVLMILMSLAIALVQFVVGERKLGRRGATPPHQGHHKMESLAA, from the coding sequence GTGGCCGCCGTCCCTGCCGGCGCCGCGCCGGTCAACCCGGCCGCCGCGGCCTCGGCCCGGCGGTCGCAGCGCTGGATCTGGGCCTGGGTGGCGCTGGGCTTCGCGGCCTACCTCGTGCTGCCCTGGTATGCGATCCAGGATTCGACCTGGTACGAGGCCGTTCCCCAGGTGTTCGGCCAGGCGGAGGGCGCCAACGGCCTGATGCAGGCGGCTGTGCAAGGGCGCGGCTGGCTTTTCATCGGGCTCATCGGTCTGGCGATGTGCGCCATCGGCGCCTGGTTGCCGGCGGGACGGGCGCAGGGACGCTGGCTGCTGGCGGGTGGTGCCATCGGCGCCATCGGCCTGGCTGTCGCAGGCTTCAGCATCGGCGCCCGGGGCTGGAGCTTCGCGGCGCTGAATGCGCAGTTCGGCGAATTGGCGATCAACCAGTTCGGTATCGGCGCGGGTGGCTTCGTGGCGCTCACCGCGCTCACGCTGCTGGCCGCCTTCGGTATCGCGCGGCTCGGGCTCTTCAAGGGCGACCTGTTCGTGGCCGCCGCGGTCATCGGCTGCGGCGTGCTGATGGCGCTCTTCATTGCCTACCCGGTAAGCAAGGCGCTGGCCGGCGCCTTCTTCAACGAAGACGGGCAATGGTCGATCAGCGCTTTCATTGCGCGCGTGTTCACCGAGCGCATCTGGGGCCTGGGCTGCATTGCGGGCGGCGTGCGCTGCGGGGTGGCGTGGAACACGCTGGTGCTGGCCTTGCTCACGGCGGCCGGCACCACCTTTCTCGGCACGCTGATGGCGTTGATGGCCGAGCGCGGCAGCAAGCGCGGCCAAGGCGCGCTCAGGGTGCTGGCGCTGCTGCCGATCATCACGCCGCCCTTCGTGGTGGGCCTGGGGCTGATCCTGCTGTTCGGCCGCGCGGGCATCGTCAACCAGCTGCTCGAGAACGTGTTCGGCATCGAGCCGACGCGTTGGTTCTACGGCATGCCCGGCGTGCTGGTGGCGCAGCTTTTCGCCTTCACGCCCATTGCCTTCATGATCATGCGCGGCGTGGTGCAGGGCATTGCGCCGAGCCTGGAAGAGGCAGCGCAAATGCTGCGCGCCGACCGGCGCCGCACCTTCTTCACCGTCACGCTGCCGCTGCTGAAGCCCGGGCTGGCCAACGCGTTCCTGGTCGGCTTCATCGAGAGCATTGCGGACTTCGGCAACCCGGTGGTCGTGGGCGGGCAGTTCTCGGTGCTGTCGACCGATATCTTCTTCGCCATTGTCGGCGCGCAGTACGACCAGGGCCGCGCGGCTTCGCTCGCCTGGGTGCTGACGATCTTTGCACTCGGTGTGTTCGCGCTGCAGCGCGGGGTGCTCGGCAAGCAGAACTACACGACCGTGAGCGGCAAGGGCGACGCCGGCATCGCGATGGCGTTGCCCGACGGCGTGCGCCGCACCATCCAGTGCATCGCGCTGCCGTGGATCGCGTTCACCGCCGTGGTCTACCTCTTCGCCTTCGCGGGCGGCTTCGTGCAGACCTGGGGGCGCGACTACAGCTTCACCCTCAACCATTTCAAGACCGCCTTCGCGCTCGAGTGGGGCCAGTTCGGGCTCGTGTGGGCGGGCACGGCGTGGAATTCGCTCATCACCACGCTCAAGCTCGCGGGCATCTCGGCGCCGATCACCGCGGCGCTGGGGCTGCTGATCGCCTGGCTGCTCGCGCGCAACGAGTTCAAGGGGCAGGGCATCTTCGAATTCGGCGCGCTGCTGGCTTTTGCGATTCCGGGCACGGTGCTCGGCGTGAGCTACATCCTAGCCTTCAACGTGCCGCCGTTCGAGCTCACGGGCACCGGGCTCATCATCGTGCTGTGCTTCATGTTCCGAAACCTGCCGGTGGGCGTGCGGGCCGGCACGGCGGCCTTCAAGCAGCTCGACCGCTCGCTCGATGAAGCCTCGCTGATGCTGCGCGCGTCGACCTCGCAGACCCTGTTCAAGGTGGTGCTGCCGCTTTTGAAGCCTGCGCTGGTGGCCGCGCTGGTCTACAGCTTCGTGCGTGCGATGACGACCGTCAGCGCGGTGATCTTCCTGGTGACGGCCGAGAACGAGTTGGCCACCACCTACATCATCGGCCGCGTCGGCAATGGCGACTACGGCATTGCGCTGGCCTACTGCACGGTGCTCATGATCCTGATGTCGCTGGCGATTGCGCTGGTGCAGTTCGTGGTCGGGGAGCGCAAGCTGGGGCGGCGCGGGGCCACGCCCCCGCACCAGGGACATCACAAAATGGAAAGCCTCGCAGCATGA
- a CDS encoding ABC transporter ATP-binding protein, which yields MNGIEFRNVTKRYGTDRNGPLAVKGISFEVPVGTLTTILGPSGCGKTTTLRMIAGLESPTSGSIFMGGRDVTTLGPAERNVSMMFQSYALFPHMNVIENVGYGLRMSGVKKDEATSRARDALKGVGLVGFDERLPSELSGGQQQRVALARALVLEPAVLLFDEPLSNLDARLRREMREEIRALQQRLKLTVAYVTHDQSEALAVSDQIIVMDHGVIAQRGTPEQLYGRPESEFVAGFMGEAMVFPATAQADGSVTLGPLRLQPRYAVAPGTVKVAVRPEAWHIGMGGAGEGLPATLRKAAYLGSFYEYGFDTSLGPVFVVSTDLSRPLAAGAEATLSLAAHGVSVVPGA from the coding sequence ATGAACGGCATCGAATTCCGCAACGTGACCAAGCGCTACGGCACCGACAGGAACGGTCCGCTGGCCGTCAAGGGCATCAGCTTCGAGGTGCCGGTCGGCACGCTCACGACCATCCTCGGTCCCTCCGGCTGCGGCAAGACGACCACGCTGCGCATGATCGCGGGGCTCGAGTCGCCGACCTCTGGCTCGATCTTCATGGGCGGACGCGATGTGACCACGCTCGGCCCGGCCGAGCGCAACGTGAGCATGATGTTCCAGAGCTACGCGCTGTTCCCGCACATGAACGTGATCGAGAACGTGGGTTACGGCCTCCGCATGAGCGGCGTGAAGAAGGACGAGGCCACCTCGAGGGCGCGCGATGCGCTCAAGGGCGTGGGCCTGGTCGGCTTCGACGAGCGGCTGCCGAGCGAGCTCTCGGGCGGCCAGCAGCAGCGGGTGGCACTGGCGCGTGCGCTGGTGCTGGAGCCCGCGGTGCTGCTGTTCGATGAGCCGCTGTCCAATCTCGATGCCCGGCTGCGCCGCGAGATGCGGGAAGAAATCCGCGCGCTGCAGCAGCGGCTGAAGCTCACGGTGGCCTATGTGACGCACGACCAGAGCGAGGCGCTGGCCGTGAGCGATCAGATCATCGTGATGGACCACGGCGTGATTGCCCAGCGCGGTACGCCCGAGCAACTCTACGGCCGGCCCGAAAGCGAGTTCGTCGCCGGTTTCATGGGCGAGGCGATGGTGTTTCCGGCCACGGCGCAAGCCGACGGCAGCGTCACGCTCGGGCCGCTGCGCCTGCAGCCGCGGTATGCGGTGGCGCCCGGCACGGTGAAGGTGGCGGTTCGGCCCGAGGCCTGGCACATCGGGATGGGCGGGGCCGGCGAGGGACTGCCCGCCACGCTGCGCAAGGCGGCCTACCTCGGCAGCTTCTACGAGTACGGCTTCGACACCTCGCTCGGGCCGGTCTTCGTGGTGTCGACCGATCTTTCGCGCCCGCTGGCTGCCGGCGCAGAGGCCACGCTGTCGCTGGCGGCGCATGGCGTCAGCGTGGTGCCCGGCGCATGA
- the ygiD gene encoding 4,5-DOPA dioxygenase extradiol → MTMKKHPSEYSGQSMRTELGRRGFLMSSALGATAALASLCSLSHAAAGAPSQRMPVIFIGHGSPMNALADNAFTRRLAAWGRELPRPSAILSISAHWLSRGATGVGMQERPKTIHDFGGFPQALFDVEYPAPGHPALAREAAGAVKPTAVVGTEQWGLDHGTWSVLKHLYPKADIPVFQLSIDYDKPAAFHYAVGRDLAALRDKGVLVMGSGNVVHNLRATDRGTIDGPKASRPWAQSFDDAVKAALAGRDDRALIGYEKLEGASTAVAMPDHYFPFLYALGAGANERAKTTFEGFQSGTLSMRCLQFG, encoded by the coding sequence ATGACAATGAAGAAGCACCCCAGCGAATACAGCGGCCAATCGATGCGAACGGAACTCGGCCGCCGTGGCTTCCTCATGAGTTCCGCGCTCGGTGCCACCGCGGCACTGGCATCCCTTTGTTCGTTGTCGCACGCTGCCGCCGGTGCGCCGTCGCAGCGGATGCCGGTCATCTTCATCGGCCATGGCTCGCCGATGAATGCGCTGGCCGACAACGCCTTCACGCGCCGCCTGGCTGCATGGGGCAGGGAGCTTCCGCGGCCCTCGGCCATCCTGAGCATTTCGGCCCACTGGCTGAGCCGCGGCGCCACCGGCGTCGGAATGCAGGAGCGGCCGAAGACGATTCACGATTTCGGCGGTTTCCCGCAAGCGCTGTTCGACGTCGAGTACCCGGCGCCGGGCCATCCCGCGCTGGCACGCGAAGCCGCCGGCGCGGTGAAGCCGACTGCGGTGGTGGGCACCGAGCAATGGGGCCTGGACCACGGAACGTGGTCGGTGCTGAAGCACCTCTATCCGAAGGCCGACATTCCCGTCTTCCAGCTCAGCATCGACTACGACAAGCCAGCGGCGTTTCACTACGCCGTCGGCCGCGACCTGGCGGCGCTGCGCGACAAGGGCGTGCTCGTGATGGGAAGCGGCAACGTGGTGCACAACCTGCGGGCCACCGACCGCGGGACCATCGACGGGCCGAAGGCGAGCCGGCCCTGGGCGCAATCGTTCGACGACGCGGTCAAGGCCGCGCTGGCGGGCCGTGACGACCGCGCGTTGATCGGCTATGAAAAGCTGGAAGGCGCATCGACCGCGGTCGCCATGCCGGACCATTACTTTCCGTTTCTCTACGCGCTCGGCGCGGGAGCGAACGAGCGCGCGAAAACGACCTTCGAAGGCTTTCAGTCAGGCACGCTGAGCATGCGCTGCCTGCAATTCGGCTGA
- a CDS encoding HAD family hydrolase yields the protein MNVVFDLGAVLLAWEPTRLVQTHLPEHAPTELAAAALGRALFHHDDWMCFDCGTRSLEDAIARMAQRLSLPAARLDAMLGDLGERLEPIPVTVELLEGLFARRDAGEALRLYYLSNMPSPYARAIERRHGFMRRFDGGVFSGDVKFIKPNREIYELLAVRHALDPQQTVFIDDSAANVEAARAFGWHAVHCTHPAALAAQLGRYLPAVPAISAAPAVIGR from the coding sequence ATGAACGTGGTTTTCGATCTTGGCGCCGTGCTGCTGGCATGGGAGCCCACCCGGCTGGTGCAAACCCATCTTCCTGAGCACGCGCCGACGGAGCTTGCCGCCGCGGCACTGGGGCGGGCGTTGTTCCACCATGACGACTGGATGTGCTTCGACTGCGGCACGCGCTCGCTCGAAGATGCCATTGCGCGCATGGCACAGCGGCTTTCGCTGCCGGCCGCGCGGCTCGACGCCATGCTCGGCGATCTGGGTGAGCGCCTCGAGCCGATTCCGGTCACTGTCGAACTGCTCGAGGGATTGTTCGCGCGCCGCGATGCCGGCGAGGCGTTGCGCCTTTATTACCTCTCGAACATGCCTTCGCCCTATGCGCGCGCCATCGAGCGCCGGCATGGCTTCATGCGGCGTTTCGACGGCGGTGTTTTCTCGGGCGACGTGAAGTTCATCAAGCCGAATCGCGAAATCTACGAGCTGCTGGCGGTGCGCCATGCGCTCGATCCGCAGCAGACGGTGTTCATCGACGATTCGGCCGCCAATGTGGAAGCCGCGCGCGCCTTCGGTTGGCACGCCGTCCATTGCACCCATCCCGCCGCGCTGGCGGCGCAGCTCGGGCGCTACCTGCCGGCTGTTCCGGCGATCTCGGCTGCTCCCGCTGTTATCGGGCGGTGA
- the tal gene encoding transaldolase: MNQLDALRQWTTVVADTGDFKQLSISKPQDATTNPSLILKAVQKPEYRPLLDAAVKNHAGKPLDEVIDRLLVRFGAEILSIIPGRVSTEVDARLSFDTAATIARGERIVALYKAEGIDTEKRLLIKVASTWEGIQAARALEQKGIRTNLTLLFSFAQAVACADAGVQLISPFVGRIYDWYKKSAGAQWDETASAGANDPGVKSVREIFNYYKQHGIKTEVMGASFRNVGQIQALAGCDLLTISPELLAELAANNEPLEHALDGAKAAAMADVQKVSYDEAGFRFALNEDAMATEKLAEGIRAFAADAVKLEKLMQESGK; encoded by the coding sequence ATGAATCAACTCGATGCTCTCCGTCAATGGACCACCGTGGTCGCCGATACCGGTGACTTCAAGCAACTCAGCATTTCCAAGCCGCAGGACGCGACCACCAATCCGTCGCTCATCCTCAAGGCGGTGCAAAAGCCCGAGTACCGGCCGCTGCTCGACGCCGCCGTCAAGAACCACGCGGGCAAGCCGCTGGACGAGGTCATCGACCGCCTGCTGGTGCGCTTCGGCGCCGAAATCCTCTCGATCATTCCGGGGCGCGTATCGACCGAGGTCGACGCGCGCCTTTCGTTCGACACGGCCGCCACCATCGCGCGCGGCGAGCGCATCGTGGCGCTCTACAAGGCCGAGGGCATCGACACCGAGAAGCGCCTGCTGATCAAGGTGGCCTCCACATGGGAAGGCATCCAGGCGGCACGGGCGCTCGAGCAGAAGGGCATCCGCACCAACCTCACGCTGCTGTTCTCGTTCGCGCAGGCCGTGGCCTGTGCCGATGCCGGCGTGCAGCTGATTTCGCCGTTCGTGGGCCGCATCTACGACTGGTACAAGAAGTCGGCCGGCGCCCAATGGGACGAAACCGCCAGCGCGGGCGCGAACGACCCGGGCGTGAAGTCGGTGCGCGAGATCTTCAACTACTACAAGCAGCACGGCATCAAGACCGAGGTGATGGGCGCGAGCTTCCGCAATGTGGGACAGATCCAGGCCTTGGCCGGCTGCGACCTGCTGACCATCAGCCCCGAGCTGCTGGCCGAGCTGGCTGCGAACAACGAGCCGCTCGAACATGCGCTCGATGGCGCCAAGGCCGCTGCCATGGCCGATGTGCAGAAGGTGAGCTACGACGAGGCCGGTTTCCGCTTCGCGCTCAACGAAGACGCCATGGCCACCGAGAAGCTCGCAGAAGGCATCCGCGCCTTCGCGGCCGACGCCGTCAAGCTGGAAAAACTCATGCAGGAAAGCGGCAAGTAA
- the zwf gene encoding glucose-6-phosphate dehydrogenase, whose protein sequence is MSFDLVLFGGTGDLAWRKLMPALFQAFRHGSLPKDGRIVGVARDDLSDDQYRELIQSRFNAVEGAKRPSAEEFEKFASLLHYLRMDLSKPADYARLADLLKQRNADTVVMYVATAPALFTQVVEQIAAAGLNGPTTRMVLEKPLGHDLASNRAINAAVRNVLEEKQVFRIDHYLGKPSVQNLFAMRFGNALFEPIWRREHIANIQITIAEDLGVEKRGAFYDQTGALRDMVQNHALQLVCAIGMEPPINSHADAIRDEKLKVLRALKPWTPETLGLHAIRGQYTAGTAYGERVPGYKEEPGVDPESRTETFVALRTEIANWRWAGVPLYIRTGKRLASRDARIEVNFRPTPHAIYRAPSGAVNKLVINLQPKDGLELHMLAQAQDNRRGNGHQSAAQLAPVQLDLDFDKRFGAERVGAYERLLLDVIDGRLNLFVRSDEQEEAWRWVEPLIDSWASDGGPRPYAAGTWGPSASSAMIARDGFSWSEEQ, encoded by the coding sequence ATGAGCTTCGATCTCGTTCTGTTCGGCGGTACTGGCGATCTTGCATGGCGCAAGCTGATGCCGGCGCTGTTCCAGGCCTTCAGACACGGCAGCCTGCCGAAAGACGGACGCATCGTCGGCGTGGCGCGGGACGACCTCTCGGACGACCAATACCGGGAATTGATCCAGTCGCGATTCAACGCCGTCGAAGGTGCCAAGCGCCCTTCGGCCGAAGAATTCGAGAAGTTCGCCTCGCTGCTGCACTACCTGCGCATGGATCTGTCGAAGCCGGCCGACTACGCCCGGCTTGCCGATTTGCTGAAGCAGCGAAATGCCGACACCGTGGTGATGTACGTGGCCACGGCACCGGCGCTCTTCACCCAGGTGGTGGAGCAGATTGCCGCCGCCGGCCTCAACGGGCCGACGACCCGCATGGTGCTCGAAAAGCCGTTGGGGCACGACCTGGCCTCGAACCGCGCGATCAACGCCGCGGTGCGCAACGTGCTTGAAGAAAAGCAGGTGTTCCGCATCGACCACTACCTGGGCAAGCCCTCGGTGCAGAACCTGTTCGCGATGCGATTCGGCAATGCGCTGTTCGAGCCGATCTGGCGCCGCGAGCACATCGCCAACATCCAGATCACGATTGCGGAAGACCTGGGCGTCGAAAAGCGCGGCGCCTTCTACGACCAGACGGGCGCGCTGCGCGACATGGTGCAGAACCACGCGCTGCAACTGGTCTGCGCCATCGGCATGGAGCCGCCGATCAACTCGCATGCCGATGCCATTCGCGACGAGAAGCTCAAGGTGCTGCGAGCGCTCAAGCCCTGGACGCCCGAGACACTGGGGCTGCACGCCATTCGGGGCCAGTACACGGCCGGCACGGCCTACGGCGAGCGCGTGCCGGGCTACAAGGAAGAACCCGGCGTCGACCCCGAAAGCCGCACCGAAACCTTCGTGGCGCTGCGCACCGAAATCGCCAACTGGCGCTGGGCCGGCGTGCCGCTCTACATCCGCACCGGCAAGCGGCTGGCCTCGCGCGACGCGCGCATCGAGGTCAACTTCAGGCCGACGCCGCACGCGATCTACCGCGCCCCCTCTGGCGCCGTCAACAAGCTGGTGATCAACCTGCAGCCCAAGGACGGACTGGAACTGCACATGCTCGCGCAGGCACAGGACAACCGCCGCGGCAACGGCCACCAGAGCGCCGCGCAGCTGGCGCCGGTGCAGCTCGACCTCGACTTCGACAAGCGCTTCGGCGCCGAGCGCGTGGGTGCCTACGAGCGGCTGCTGCTCGACGTGATCGACGGCCGCCTGAACCTGTTCGTGCGCAGCGACGAGCAGGAAGAAGCCTGGCGCTGGGTCGAACCGCTGATCGACAGCTGGGCATCGGACGGCGGCCCGCGCCCCTACGCCGCCGGCACTTGGGGCCCGAGCGCCTCGAGCGCGATGATTGCGCGCGACGGCTTCTCGTGGAGCGAGGAGCAGTAG
- the pgi gene encoding glucose-6-phosphate isomerase — MAMTLRCDRAPAWAQLQSYFETAGRQFDVRHAFVDDAGRFERFSQEAPDLFADLSKNLIDARTEEMLLTLARECGLEAHRDAMFAGEHINNTEDRAVLHTLLRAPANASVGKTAGELRDVHATLDAMLAYAEKVRGDHTITDVVNIGIGGSDLGPQMAVLALAEFAAPGKRFHFVSNVDGHELAGVLLDLAPEHTLFLIASKTFTTAETMTNALSARRWYEQSGGTDIAGHFAALTTNVEAANKFGIDTTFGFWDWVGGRYSLWSAIGLPIALAIGADGFRRLLAGAHAMDEHFRTAPLEKNLPVRLGLLDVWYRNFHRFTSRGIAPYHSALKRVPAYLQQLEMESNGKQVDASGAPLPAGLGTSPVLWGEPGTNGQHAYFQMLHQGTDVIPLEFVAVRDAAHDLEGHHSKLLANALAQAQALMVGKLDAGGHKNFPGNRPSTFFVFEKLTPESLGAFLALYEHRVFTSGALWGINSFDQWGVELGKVLAKDIEPRLASGDITGLDASTAGLLKRLGA, encoded by the coding sequence ATGGCCATGACCCTTCGCTGCGACCGAGCGCCCGCGTGGGCGCAACTGCAGAGCTACTTCGAGACCGCGGGCCGCCAGTTCGACGTGCGCCATGCCTTCGTCGACGACGCCGGGCGTTTCGAGCGCTTCAGCCAAGAGGCGCCCGACCTCTTCGCCGATCTGTCGAAGAACCTGATCGACGCGCGCACCGAGGAAATGCTGCTCACGCTGGCCCGCGAATGCGGCCTCGAGGCGCACCGCGATGCCATGTTCGCGGGCGAGCACATCAACAACACCGAAGACCGCGCCGTGCTGCACACGCTGCTGCGGGCGCCTGCAAACGCCTCAGTGGGCAAGACGGCCGGCGAGCTGCGCGACGTGCACGCCACGCTGGACGCGATGCTGGCCTATGCCGAGAAGGTGCGAGGCGACCACACGATCACCGACGTGGTCAACATCGGCATCGGCGGCTCCGACCTCGGCCCGCAGATGGCGGTGCTCGCGCTGGCCGAGTTCGCCGCGCCGGGCAAGCGCTTTCACTTCGTGTCGAACGTCGACGGCCACGAACTCGCCGGCGTGCTGCTCGACTTGGCGCCGGAGCACACGCTGTTCCTGATCGCGTCCAAGACCTTCACCACGGCCGAGACGATGACGAACGCGCTCTCGGCCAGGCGCTGGTACGAGCAATCGGGCGGCACCGACATCGCCGGCCACTTCGCCGCGCTCACCACCAACGTGGAAGCGGCGAACAAATTCGGCATCGACACCACCTTCGGCTTCTGGGACTGGGTGGGCGGGCGCTATTCGCTATGGTCGGCCATCGGCCTGCCGATTGCGCTGGCCATCGGCGCCGACGGCTTTCGCCGGCTGCTCGCGGGCGCGCATGCGATGGACGAGCACTTCCGCACCGCGCCGCTCGAGAAGAACCTGCCGGTGCGGCTCGGTCTGCTCGACGTCTGGTACCGCAACTTCCATCGCTTCACGAGCCGCGGCATCGCGCCGTACCACAGCGCGCTGAAGCGCGTGCCGGCCTACCTGCAGCAACTCGAGATGGAAAGCAACGGCAAGCAGGTCGACGCCAGCGGCGCGCCGCTGCCCGCGGGCCTGGGCACCTCGCCCGTGCTCTGGGGCGAGCCCGGCACCAACGGCCAGCACGCCTACTTCCAGATGCTGCACCAGGGCACCGACGTGATTCCGCTCGAGTTCGTGGCGGTGCGCGACGCGGCCCACGACCTCGAAGGCCATCATTCCAAGCTGCTCGCCAATGCGCTCGCGCAGGCGCAGGCGCTGATGGTCGGCAAGCTCGATGCCGGCGGCCACAAGAACTTTCCGGGCAACCGGCCGAGCACCTTCTTCGTGTTCGAGAAGCTCACGCCGGAATCGCTGGGCGCCTTCCTCGCGTTGTACGAGCACCGCGTGTTCACCAGCGGCGCGCTGTGGGGCATCAACAGCTTCGACCAATGGGGCGTGGAGCTCGGCAAGGTGCTCGCGAAGGACATCGAGCCTCGCCTCGCCTCGGGCGACATCACGGGGCTCGATGCCTCGACGGCGGGCCTGCTCAAGCGCCTGGGCGCCTGA